The following coding sequences lie in one Arabidopsis thaliana chromosome 3, partial sequence genomic window:
- the MIF2 gene encoding mini zinc finger 2 (mini zinc finger 2 (MIF2); CONTAINS InterPro DOMAIN/s: ZF-HD homeobox protein, Cys/His-rich dimerisation domain (InterPro:IPR006456); BEST Arabidopsis thaliana protein match is: mini zinc finger (TAIR:AT1G18835.1); Has 35333 Blast hits to 34131 proteins in 2444 species: Archae - 798; Bacteria - 22429; Metazoa - 974; Fungi - 991; Plants - 531; Viruses - 0; Other Eukaryotes - 9610 (source: NCBI BLink).): protein MRKRQVVLRRASPEEPSRSSSTASSLTVRTVRYGECQKNHAAAVGGYAVDGCREFMASRGEEGTVAALTCAACGCHRSFHRREIETEVVCDCNSPPSTGN from the coding sequence ATGAGGAAGCGTCAGGTGGTGTTGAGGAGAGCCTCGCCAGAGGAACCTTCTAGAAGCTCGTCGACGGCTTCGTCTCTGACAGTGAGAACTGTGAGGTACGGAGAATGTCAGAAGAACCACGCTGCGGCGGTGGGAGGTTACGCTGTTGACGGCTGCCGTGAGTTCATGGCAAGCCGAGGAGAGGAAGGTACCGTGGCAGCGCTAACGTGCGCCGCCTGTGGCTGCCATCGCAGTTTCCATCGGAGAGAAATAGAAACCGAGGTTGTTTGCGACTGTAATTCACCTCCTTCTACTGGAAATTAG